The Pseudogulbenkiania sp. MAI-1 sequence CAATGGCTGCAACTGGGCCGTCCGGGTGCGGCGGTGGTGCTGTTGCTGTTCCTGCGCGACGGCCTGGCCGCGCCGGTCGGCAGTGCGCTGGCGGCAGGCCGCGATCCTTATCAGCCGTATTGGGAGCGCGAGGACGTGCCGTCCCCCGCCGGCTGGGGGCGGGTGCCGGAACACGCCCGTGCGGCGCTGGCGGCCTTGCCGCATCTGGCCCGCTTGGCCCAGTCCAGCAGCGCCGGGCTGCAGCAGCAGGGCACCCTGCAGTTGACGCGCCAGCTACAGCCCTTGCTGGACAACGCGCTGGTGAACGCCGCGCTGCTGGACTATCCGTTTGACCCCGAGGAGGCCGACCCACAGCGCAACCAGGCCGACAGCGTGGCCTGGCTGGTGCACAACGGCGGCGATGCCGATGTCGGCGGCACGCGCCTGGCCGCCATCGCCAGCAACCTCACTCGTCACCAGATCGACCTGCTCCCGGTGGACGAGGCCAGCAACCTGGTGCGCGAGTGGGGCGATGTCGGGGCCGCCGTGCCTGCCATGCTGGCGGCGCTGGCGGTGACGCACAGCGTCCGGTTGCAGGCGCCAGCCCTCCTTACCCAGTTCCACCACGATCACGTCGCGCTGGCGCTGGCTCGGCCGGCATTACCGGAGAACGCCACATGAAACGCGTCATTCGTCTGGGAGACCCGACCAGCCACGGCGGCACGGTGGTCAGCGCCGCCTCCAGCACGGTGCTGTTCGGCAAGCCGGTGGCCTTGCTGGGCGATAAGGTTACCTGCCCGCAACAGGGGCACAGCAACTGCACCATCGTTGAGGGTGACAGCACTTGGCTGGTCGGTGGCAAGCCGGTGGCGCTGGAAGGCCACAAGGTCAGTTGCGGCGCCACGTTGATTTCCACCCTGCCGGAGTTGGGCAAGGGCTAGTCCTGCCTGTTTTCGATTTTATTTCCGAGACACCATCACACGATGCAGAACTCCTCTCTTGAGCTTTTGCTGGCCCCTTTGCCGGGCGGCAACCCCGCCGGGGAAGACCTGGTCTATTCCCCGCTGTTCGACCAGATCCGCGAGGCCCGTCGCAGCGATGATCCTGCCTTGTCCCAAGGCGATTGGGAGCAGACTTTGAAAGTGGCCGAATGGCCCAAGGTGATCCGCTTGTGCGAGGAGGCCTTGAGCCAGCGCAGCAAGGACCTGCAACTGCTGGTCTGGTATGCCGAGGCGCAGGTGCAGGTGCATGGCCTTGCCGGCCTGGCGCAGGGGCTGGCGGCCTTGGCGGGCTGGCTGGAGCATTACTGGGAGAGCGGTTATCCGGAGCTCGATCCGCATGATCTCGATGAGCGGGTCGGCAAGCTCGAATGGCTGAACCAGCAGCTGAGCGTGGCCATTCGCAGCGTGCCCATGGTCAAGCCGGAGTTCGGCGGGTACGGCTGGAATGACTGGCAGCAGTCGCGGGATGTGGAGAACCTGGGCCTGAAAGACCCGGAGGCGAAACAGGCGGCGATTGGCGAGGGCAAGCTGGCGGGGGAGGAGTTCGAAAAGAGCGCTGCGCTGTCCGGCCACGCCTGGTTCCAGGCGCAGGCTGATGCGCTGTTGACGGCATTGAGCAGCTATGAGGCGCTGGATGCCGTGGTGGAGCAGCGCTTTGGCAGCGAGGCCCCCAGCCTGGCCGAGGTGCGCAATGCCATTTACGCCTGCCAGGATCTGGTGCTGCGCTATCGCCAGCAGTTGGGCGGCAACGCGCCCGTCCCCGTTTCCACTGTCATCGAGTCTGCCATGGAAAAACCCACCGTCTCCCCCAGTTCCCCGGTTTCCGCGCCTGCCCCGGCTCCTCTTGCTGCGTTTACCGGTCAGATTCGCAGTCGCCAGGAGGCCGTGCAGATGCTGACGGAGGTGGCACGCTATTTCCGTCACAACGAACCGCACAGCCCGGTGGCTCTACTGGCCGAGCGGGCGGCCCGTTGGGCGGAGATGAGCCTGGAGGAGTGGCTGCAGCATGTGGTCAAGGACGATTCCACTCTGCGCCAGTTGCAGGAGCTGCTGGACGTCAGGCAGGAATAGTCGGGGAGGGGACTATCTGCCCCCTCCGCCCTTGGCCGGTGCCTTACCAGTTGCTCTCGCGTTCCGGTGTGGCGCTGATGTTGTGGATCGACAGGTCGGCGCCGTTGAATTCCTGCTCGTCGTCGAGGCGGATGCCGACGGTATGCTTCAGCACGGCGTACACCACGTAGCCGCCGATGAAGCCGACCGCCACGCCGCCCAGCGTGCCGAGGCATTGCGAGATCAGGCTGACATTACCGGTGCCGCCCAGCCAGGATTGGCCGAACAGGCCGGCGGCGATGCCGCCCCAGGCGCCGCACAGTCCGTGCAGCGGCCACACCCCCAGCACGTCGTCGATCTTCCAACGGTTCTGCGTCAGCGTGAATAGCTGGACGAACAGCACGCCCGCGATGCCGCCGACCACCAGCGCGCCGGCCGGGTGCATCAGGTCGGAGCCGGCGCACACCGCCACCAGTCCGGCCAGCGGGCCGTTGTGGATGAAGCCGGGGTCGTTCTTGCCCAGCCACATCGCGGTCAGCGTGCCGCCGACCATCGCCATCAGCGAATTGATCGCCACCAGTCCGGAAACGCCTTCCAGTTTCTGGGCGCTCATCACGTTGAAGCCGAACCAGCCGACGATCAGGATCCACGCGCCCAGCGCCAGGAACGGGATGCTGGACGGCGGGTGGGCCGAGACGCGTCCTTCCTTGCTGTAGCGGCCGCGCCGCGCGCCGAGGTTCAGCACCGCGGCGAGCCCGATCCAGCCGCCCACCGCGTGCACCACCACCGAGCCGGCGAAATCATGAAAGGGCTGGCCGAAGGTCTGTGTCAGCCAATCCTGCACCCCGTAGTGGCCGTTCCAGGCGATGCCTTCAAAGAAGGGGTAGACGAAGCCCACCAGCAGGAAGGTGGCAGCCGACTGCGGGTGGAACCTGGCGCGCTCGGCGATGCCGCCCGAGACGATGGCCGGAATGGCGGCGGCGAAGGTAAGCAGGAAGAAGAACTTCACCAGACCATAGCCGCTGTCGGCGTTGAGGACGGAGGCGGGCTGAAAGAAATGCACACCATAGGCCACCCCGTAGCCGATGAAGAAATAGGCGATGGTCGAGACGGCAAAGTCGGTGAGAATCTTGACCAGGGCGTTGACCTGGTTTTTCTGGCGGACGGTGCCGAGTTCGAGGAAGGCGAAGCCGGCATGCATGGCCAGGATCATCACGGCGCCCAGCAGCAGGAACAGCACGTCGGCAGTGGAAGAGTGAGTCATTAACGGGTCCCAAATTGATTTTGTGCCCCGTTTTGTAGCAAAAGTGGTGCCAGTTAATGGTGCGAGTGATGCATGCCAGGGCATGCCTGCACCATGGTGGTGTTTTTAAAGAAGTATTGATTGGTGATCGGACTGTGAAGAGGAAGTCCAAACATGGTTCGGTCTGGTCGCACCAAATTTGCTCATGACATGGTGCATTCGAACCCATTTGGTGCATGAAAATCGGGGGTATGATGAGTCGAGCCGGCGGCATGATGGCCGCCGGCTGGTTGTGAGCCGTGCTGGGGGTTAATCGGGGATCGGCAGCGCCAGCGTTTCCTTGACCTCTTCCATCACCACGTAGCTGCGCGATTCGTTGGCGTGCGGCAGCTTGAGCAGGATGTCGCCCAGCAGCTTGCGGTACATCGACATGTCGGAGATGCGCGCCTTGAGCAGGTAGTCGTATTCGCCGGACACCAGATGGCACTCCATGATCTCCGGCAGCTTCTGTACCTCGCGCCGGAACGAGTCGAAGATGTCGCCGGACTTGGTGGCCAGCTTGATCTCCACGAACACCAGAAGCGACGAGTTCATCGCTTGCGGATTCAGGCGCGCGTAGTACCCTTCAATTATGCCGTCGCGTTCCAGCTT is a genomic window containing:
- the tssA gene encoding type VI secretion system protein TssA; this translates as MQNSSLELLLAPLPGGNPAGEDLVYSPLFDQIREARRSDDPALSQGDWEQTLKVAEWPKVIRLCEEALSQRSKDLQLLVWYAEAQVQVHGLAGLAQGLAALAGWLEHYWESGYPELDPHDLDERVGKLEWLNQQLSVAIRSVPMVKPEFGGYGWNDWQQSRDVENLGLKDPEAKQAAIGEGKLAGEEFEKSAALSGHAWFQAQADALLTALSSYEALDAVVEQRFGSEAPSLAEVRNAIYACQDLVLRYRQQLGGNAPVPVSTVIESAMEKPTVSPSSPVSAPAPAPLAAFTGQIRSRQEAVQMLTEVARYFRHNEPHSPVALLAERAARWAEMSLEEWLQHVVKDDSTLRQLQELLDVRQE
- a CDS encoding winged helix-turn-helix transcriptional regulator, whose product is MRDKQAAERPLDKIDLRILKYLQNNGRMSMTELADKVGLSTTPCTERVRKLERDGIIEGYYARLNPQAMNSSLLVFVEIKLATKSGDIFDSFRREVQKLPEIMECHLVSGEYDYLLKARISDMSMYRKLLGDILLKLPHANESRSYVVMEEVKETLALPIPD
- a CDS encoding ammonium transporter, producing the protein MTHSSTADVLFLLLGAVMILAMHAGFAFLELGTVRQKNQVNALVKILTDFAVSTIAYFFIGYGVAYGVHFFQPASVLNADSGYGLVKFFFLLTFAAAIPAIVSGGIAERARFHPQSAATFLLVGFVYPFFEGIAWNGHYGVQDWLTQTFGQPFHDFAGSVVVHAVGGWIGLAAVLNLGARRGRYSKEGRVSAHPPSSIPFLALGAWILIVGWFGFNVMSAQKLEGVSGLVAINSLMAMVGGTLTAMWLGKNDPGFIHNGPLAGLVAVCAGSDLMHPAGALVVGGIAGVLFVQLFTLTQNRWKIDDVLGVWPLHGLCGAWGGIAAGLFGQSWLGGTGNVSLISQCLGTLGGVAVGFIGGYVVYAVLKHTVGIRLDDEQEFNGADLSIHNISATPERESNW
- a CDS encoding PAAR domain-containing protein: MKRVIRLGDPTSHGGTVVSAASSTVLFGKPVALLGDKVTCPQQGHSNCTIVEGDSTWLVGGKPVALEGHKVSCGATLISTLPELGKG